In a genomic window of Caloenas nicobarica isolate bCalNic1 chromosome 1, bCalNic1.hap1, whole genome shotgun sequence:
- the LOC136003233 gene encoding protein mono-ADP-ribosyltransferase PARP12-like isoform X7, with amino-acid sequence MADALGCWEWWLGSLMAGPAEEAARRRSALLCLWCLLTHPSAPEMEYAWYWLDDSGQWIEYGEQHPDHCSATVTSAVLEKEFLADRKGIVLFRAGSQKYALSFEDMAQTNLRYGTHRTVARLPKFLYSECGKDRRQNITLSHFVCPPEWDKSALPDIGFKLVKLSDTSCEYGKIKTLFEKTMKDCCIHQLQRIQNPTLWQVFQWQKEQMKKLNKSKSVDERLLFHGTNPSHVSAICEQNFDWRICGTHGTTYGKDLEPSCGTQRVLCMGSLHLAITLPLLSPSPALMRMGKE; translated from the exons ATGGCTGATGCCCTCGGCTGCTGGGAGTGGTGGCTGGGCAGCCTGATGGCAGGACC GGCTGAGGAAGCAGCCAGGCGTCGATCAGCTCTTCTGTGCCTCTGGTGTCTTCTGACTCATCCATCTGCTCCTGAAATGGAGTACGCCTGGTACTGGCTGGATGATTCTGGGCAGTGGATTGAGTATGGGGAACAG CATCCGGATCACTGCTCTGCCACAGTGACATCTGCAGTTCTGGAGAAGGAATTTCTAGCTGACCGTAAAGGCATCGTGTTATTCAGGGCTGGTTCTCAGAAGTATGCCTTAAGCTTTGAAG atatGGCCCAAACAAATTTGAGGTATGGAACTCATAGAACAGTTGCCCGACTGCCAAAATTTCTGTACTCTGAATGTGGAAAAGACAGAAG acaaAATATTACTCTATCACATTTTGTCTGTCCTCCAGAATGGGACAAATCTGCACTGCCTGATATCGGGTTCAAG ttggTAAAGCTCAGCGACACTTCCTGTGAATATGGAAAAATTAAGACGCTATTTGAGAAGACGATGAAAGATTGCTGCATCCACCAGCTGCAGAGGATCCAGAACCCAACACTTTGGCAAGTTTTTCAGTG GCAAAAGGAGCAAATGAAGAAGCTCAATAAATCAAAATCAGTGGATGAGCGGCTCCTGTTTCACGGGACAAATCCATCCCACGTGTCTGCCATCTGTGAGCAGAACTTTGACTGGAGGATCTGTGGGACTCATGGGACAACATATGGGAAAG ACTTAGAGCCTAGCTGTggcacccagagggtgctgtgCATGGGCAGCCTTCACCTCGCAATCACCCTCCCCTTGCTGTCTCCAAGCCCTGCACTCATGAGGATGGGAAAGGAATGA
- the LOC136003233 gene encoding protein mono-ADP-ribosyltransferase PARP12-like isoform X2 has product MADALGCWEWWLGSLMAGPAEEAARRRSALLCLWCLLTHPSAPEMEYAWYWLDDSGQWIEYGEQHPDHCSATVTSAVLEKEFLADRKGIVLFRAGSQKYALSFEDMAQTNLRYGTHRTVARLPKFLYSECGKDRRQNITLSHFVCPPEWDKSALPDIGFKLVKLSDTSCEYGKIKTLFEKTMKDCCIHQLQRIQNPTLWQVFQWQKEQMKKLNKSKSVDERLLFHGTNPSHVSAICEQNFDWRICGTHGTTYGKGSYFARDASYSHQYCSSQHGHYTMFVAHVLVGDFVQGNHKYLRPPPRPGSKNRLYDSCVDDPTDPSIFVVFEKHQIYPAYIVEYRTGAQCMIL; this is encoded by the exons ATGGCTGATGCCCTCGGCTGCTGGGAGTGGTGGCTGGGCAGCCTGATGGCAGGACC GGCTGAGGAAGCAGCCAGGCGTCGATCAGCTCTTCTGTGCCTCTGGTGTCTTCTGACTCATCCATCTGCTCCTGAAATGGAGTACGCCTGGTACTGGCTGGATGATTCTGGGCAGTGGATTGAGTATGGGGAACAG CATCCGGATCACTGCTCTGCCACAGTGACATCTGCAGTTCTGGAGAAGGAATTTCTAGCTGACCGTAAAGGCATCGTGTTATTCAGGGCTGGTTCTCAGAAGTATGCCTTAAGCTTTGAAG atatGGCCCAAACAAATTTGAGGTATGGAACTCATAGAACAGTTGCCCGACTGCCAAAATTTCTGTACTCTGAATGTGGAAAAGACAGAAG acaaAATATTACTCTATCACATTTTGTCTGTCCTCCAGAATGGGACAAATCTGCACTGCCTGATATCGGGTTCAAG ttggTAAAGCTCAGCGACACTTCCTGTGAATATGGAAAAATTAAGACGCTATTTGAGAAGACGATGAAAGATTGCTGCATCCACCAGCTGCAGAGGATCCAGAACCCAACACTTTGGCAAGTTTTTCAGTG GCAAAAGGAGCAAATGAAGAAGCTCAATAAATCAAAATCAGTGGATGAGCGGCTCCTGTTTCACGGGACAAATCCATCCCACGTGTCTGCCATCTGTGAGCAGAACTTTGACTGGAGGATCTGTGGGACTCATGGGACAACATATGGGAAAG GAAGCTACTTTGCCAGAGATGCCAGCTATTCTCACCAGTACTGTTCCTCTCAGCATGGTCACTACACAATGTTTGTAGCTCATGTTCTTGTTGGAGACTTTGTTCAGGGAAACCACAAATACCTTCGCCCTCCACCCAGACCTGGCAGTAAAAACCGACTTTATGACAGCTGCGTGGATGACCCAACAGACCCTTccatttttgttgtctttgagAAGCACCAGATTTACCCTGCCTATATCGTGGAGTACAGAACTGGTGCCCAGTGCATGATCCTGTAA